One window from the genome of Ananas comosus cultivar F153 linkage group 13, ASM154086v1, whole genome shotgun sequence encodes:
- the LOC109719814 gene encoding NAC transcription factor 29-like isoform X2, with translation MPSGAAAPTLPPGFRFHPTDEELIVHYLRNRASALPCPVAIIAEVDIYKFDPWELPGKALFGEREWYFFSPRDRKYPNGVRPNRAAASGYWKATGTDKPIVASRGNANVGVKKALVFYKGKPPKGAKTDWIMHEYRLAEALNGYSHHKPVKNRDSSMRLDDWVLCRIYKKSSQLNSAEHEQEDSGVEDSYVSSLPNSSPKNSLKLPKSSSLTDLLDSVDYSALSRLLESTTDIPRSSSPALIAENGAKRQRVVSSCFEDGGNALQTVKRPSDHSRSSSNMVYQLDNPQFNLLSHQLLLKPHLGLQ, from the exons ATGCCGAGCGGTGCGGCGGCGCCGACGCTTCCGCCGGGGTTCCGCTTCCACCCCACCGACGAGGAGCTCATCGTCCACTACCTCCGGAACCGGGCCTCCGCGCTCCCGTGCCCCGTCGCCATAATCGCCGAGGTCGACATCTACAAGTTCGACCCTTGGGAGCTCCCCG GAAAAGCGCTTTTCGGGGAGCGGGAGTGGTACTTCTTCAGCCCAAGGGACCGCAAGTACCCAAACGGAGTCCGCCCGAACCGCGCGGCAGCGTCAGGGTATTGGAAGGCGACAGGCACTGACAAGCCGATTGTCGCGAGCAGAGGGAACGCGAACGTCGGAGTTAAGAAGGCCCTTGTTTTCTACAAGGGTAAGCCCCCGAAAGGGGCTAAGACGGATTGGATCATGCACGAATATCGCCTCGCTGAGGCACTGAATGGGTATTCTCACCACAAGCCCGTGAAGAATAGAGACTCTTCTATGAGG CTGGATGATTGGGTGCTCTGCCGAATCTACAAGAAGAGCAGCCAACTAAACTCGGCGGAGCATGAACAAGAAGACTCCGGCGTGGAGGACTCCTACGTCTCAAGTTTACCGAATTCCTCGCCAAAGAACAGCCTAAAATTACCCAAATCCTCCTCTCTCACCGATCTCCTCGATAGCGTTGACTACTCCGCGCTCTCGCGGTTGCTCGAGAGCACGACCGATATCCCGA GGTCTTCTTCCCCTGCTTTGATCGCCGAGAACGGCGCGAAGCGCCAAAGGGTGGTTAGTTCCTGCTTTGAGGATGGCGGTAATGCTCTACAAACCGTGAAGAGGCCAAGTGATCATTCTAGGAGTTCTTCTAACATGGTTTACCAATTGGATAATCCCCAGTTCAATTTGCTAAGTCACCAATTGTTATTGAAGCCCCACTTGGGGTTGCAGTGA
- the LOC109719814 gene encoding NAC transcription factor 29-like isoform X1, protein MPSGAAAPTLPPGFRFHPTDEELIVHYLRNRASALPCPVAIIAEVDIYKFDPWELPGKALFGEREWYFFSPRDRKYPNGVRPNRAAASGYWKATGTDKPIVASRGNANVGVKKALVFYKGKPPKGAKTDWIMHEYRLAEALNGYSHHKPVKNRDSSMRLDDWVLCRIYKKSSQLNSAEHEQEDSGVEDSYVSSLPNSSPKNSLKLPKSSSLTDLLDSVDYSALSRLLESTTDIPSYEFGPLGYTSLNQPLISSSSNNSHHQFFETGSSSPALIAENGAKRQRVVSSCFEDGGNALQTVKRPSDHSRSSSNMVYQLDNPQFNLLSHQLLLKPHLGLQ, encoded by the exons ATGCCGAGCGGTGCGGCGGCGCCGACGCTTCCGCCGGGGTTCCGCTTCCACCCCACCGACGAGGAGCTCATCGTCCACTACCTCCGGAACCGGGCCTCCGCGCTCCCGTGCCCCGTCGCCATAATCGCCGAGGTCGACATCTACAAGTTCGACCCTTGGGAGCTCCCCG GAAAAGCGCTTTTCGGGGAGCGGGAGTGGTACTTCTTCAGCCCAAGGGACCGCAAGTACCCAAACGGAGTCCGCCCGAACCGCGCGGCAGCGTCAGGGTATTGGAAGGCGACAGGCACTGACAAGCCGATTGTCGCGAGCAGAGGGAACGCGAACGTCGGAGTTAAGAAGGCCCTTGTTTTCTACAAGGGTAAGCCCCCGAAAGGGGCTAAGACGGATTGGATCATGCACGAATATCGCCTCGCTGAGGCACTGAATGGGTATTCTCACCACAAGCCCGTGAAGAATAGAGACTCTTCTATGAGG CTGGATGATTGGGTGCTCTGCCGAATCTACAAGAAGAGCAGCCAACTAAACTCGGCGGAGCATGAACAAGAAGACTCCGGCGTGGAGGACTCCTACGTCTCAAGTTTACCGAATTCCTCGCCAAAGAACAGCCTAAAATTACCCAAATCCTCCTCTCTCACCGATCTCCTCGATAGCGTTGACTACTCCGCGCTCTCGCGGTTGCTCGAGAGCACGACCGATATCCCGAGTTACGAGTTTGGTCCCCTTGGTTACACAAGCTTAAACCAGCCCCTGATCAGTAGCAGCAGTAATAACTCGCACCACCAATTCTTTGAAACAGGGTCTTCTTCCCCTGCTTTGATCGCCGAGAACGGCGCGAAGCGCCAAAGGGTGGTTAGTTCCTGCTTTGAGGATGGCGGTAATGCTCTACAAACCGTGAAGAGGCCAAGTGATCATTCTAGGAGTTCTTCTAACATGGTTTACCAATTGGATAATCCCCAGTTCAATTTGCTAAGTCACCAATTGTTATTGAAGCCCCACTTGGGGTTGCAGTGA